Proteins from a genomic interval of Macrobrachium nipponense isolate FS-2020 chromosome 33, ASM1510439v2, whole genome shotgun sequence:
- the LOC135202727 gene encoding transmembrane protease serine 3-like has product MSPNIFCGGSIIGPYHILTAAHCIYIPNYVYGSSFRPLAVVGLHDYRKPSAATKYLNIAKITLHPAYVNETLRNDIAILKTEQPMPFDVKNTVSPICLPEDANNKYDNTEVSICGWGKTIGSDDNSYSPVLLHAVATTMTNVICKKMFPWFFVTDDSICTQASKKSQGSTCSGDSGGPLMYQHGSHMDLIGITSLVPEGCSRESPRIFTRVTSFLDWIKHQMEQP; this is encoded by the exons ATGTCTCCTAATATATTTTGTGGAGGATCCATCATTGGCCCTTATCACATCCTTACAGCTGCGCATTGCATCTACATACCAAACTACGTATA CGGGTCAAGTTTTCGCCCACTGGCAGTTGTCGGGTTGCATGACTACAGGAAGCCATCAGCTGCAACCAAGTACCTCAACATTGCTAAG ATTACACTTCACCCAGCATATGTCAACGAAACCCTTCGAAATGACATTGCAATTCTCAAAACGGAACAGCCAATGCCTTTCGATGTCAAGAACACAGTTTCACCTATCTGCCTTCCCGAAGACGCAAACAATAAGTACGACAACACTGAGGTCTCCATCTGTGGATGGGGAAAAACGATTGGAA GTGATGATAACTCTTACTCACCTGTTCTTCTTCATGCTGTAGCAACAACAATGACCAATGTAATCTGCAAAAAGATGTTTCCTTGGTTTTTCGTTACTGATGACAGTATTTGTACTCAGGCCTCTAAAAAAAGCCAAGGTTCGACCTGTTCA GGAGACTCAGGAGGCCCACTGATGTACCAGCATGGAAGCCATATGGATCTGATCGGAATAACTTCTTTGGTGCCAGAAGGATGTTCAAGAGAAAGTCCAAGAATATTCACTCGAGTTACCA GTTTCTTGGATTGGATCAAGCACCAGATGGAACAACCATGA